GGCTTGCGATCAGAAAAGGCTTCGATGCTGTCCGGGCTCGCCAGACAGCATCGGGTTTCTGCGTCCTTGCATCCGCCAATGACACAAAGAAACAAGCAAGCGATCTAGGGCAGATGAAACATCTTCCTGAGCGGGACTTCGACCGGTGCATTATCCGGTCTGGTCGCCATGATATCGGCCATGAAGTCCCACCAGCGGCGCACGACCTCGGTTTTCGGAATATTGTCCATCGTATGGTCGTCGGTGCGTTTCAGCACCGCGAACAGATGATGGGTTTCCTCATCGAGCCAGATTGAATAGTCCGAGACGCCGGCCTCTCTCAGCACAGTGGCAAGCTCCGGCCAGATTGCGTCGTGGCGACGCTTGTATTCCGCCGCCTGACCGGCATTGAGGTTCATGCGGAATGCGATGGTTTCCATGGGATATCCCCGCCTTTTTGCCGCTTAAACGATGCCACCGCCGGCGCCGGTGACGGCCGGGCGTTCGCCTGCGACCTTCCGCCGGTAGCCGGAAGCGCGATAGGCGGCGATCGGGTCGACAGCGCCGCCGGCGCGTTTGCGGGCCATGGCGAGGATCGGGCCGACATCGGTGCGGAAGGCGTCCTTCAGCGTTTCCGATGCCATCATCGGATCATTGTCGTTCTGGAAACCGGCAAGAGCCGCCCGATCGACGAGAAGCGCCTGCGCATAGGCGCGGCGAACCTCGATCGCCGAGCGCATCAGGCTCTCGATCGGATCGGTGACATTATGCGACTGGTCGAGCATGTGGGCGGGGTTGAAACCGGGGGCGCCTTCCGCATCCACCAGTTCGTTGAAGACGAGGAACAGGCGGAACGGATCGATCGAGCCCGTGTCGAGGTCGTCGTCACCATATTTGCTGTCGTTGAAATGGAAGCCGCCCAGCTTGCCGAACTGGATGAGGCGCGCGACGATCATCTCGATATTGACGTTCGGCGCATGGTGGCCGAGGTCGACGAGGCAGAAGGCCTTCGGCCCGAGTTCCTTGGCGATCAGGTAGTTCGTGCCCCAGTCCTGCACCACCGTGGAATAGAAGGCCGGTTCGAAAATCTTGTGCTCGGAGAAGATGCGCCAGTCGTCGGGAAGGGCTGTATAGATGCTCTTCATCGCCTCCAGATAGCGCTCGAACTGCCGGGTGAAATGGCTCTGGCCGGGAAAGTTCGAACCGTCGCCGATCCACACGGTCAGCGCCTTCGAGCCGAGCGCCTTGCCGATCTCGATACATTCGATGTTGTGGTCGATCGCCTGCTGCCGCGTCGCCGCATCGGAGTGGGAGAGTGAGCCGTATTTGTAAGAGTGTTCCTGACCTTCCTGATCCTGGAAAGTGTTGGAATTCATCGCGTCGAAGCCGAGGCCGAGCGCTTCCCCGCGCTGGCGCAGTTCGGAAAGGTCGTCCACCTTGTCCCACGGGATATGCAGCGAGACGGTGGGGGTGGCGCGCGTCAGCTGCTGGATCACAGCGCAGTCTTCCAGCTTGTCGAAGATGTGGCGCGGCTCGCCGGCGCCGGGGAAGCGGGCAAAGCGCGTGCCGCCGGTGCCGACCCCCCACGAGGGCACGGCGACGCCGTAAGCGGCAACCTTGGCCGTGACGTCATCAATGCTGACTCCGCGACGGGCGAGCTTTTCGCCGAGGGCGTTGTAGTCCGTCTCCAGGTCTTTTGCGCGCTTGTCATTCTCTGCGGAAAGCACGCCGCTGTCGATCATTTCTTCCATCGTTTCCTCCCGTTGCAGGCGGCAGGGCCTGCTGAATTTGTGAGAGCCGCAAGAGCCTGCAGCCACCAATCTCCCCCCTTGAGGGGGAGATGTCGCGAAAGCGACAGAGAGGGGTATCGGGCGTAAGCCGCAGATACCTTGCTCTCCGGGAGGGTTCACCCCCCTCTGCCCTGTCGGGCATCTCCCCCTCAAGGGGGGAGATCGGTCGCGCGGCGAGGCAGGGTGCTCCACCGCGTCCGCCCCTCTCTTCCGTCATCTTCGGGCTTGTCCCGAGCATCTAACCACATATGCCGCGAGCGGAGTCCGCTGCTTTTGCGCTTACGCCTCCAGACCCCGCACGCTCCTTTCGTGGTAAAGGGGGCTTGGATCCTCGGGAAAAGCCCGAAGATGACGCAGAGGGTGGGGAGGGCGTGTCGTCCTCGCCGGGCCGACGGCGGCACTCCGACATTCCACCTGACCGCGCCCCTTCTGCCTCTACCGCGGAAACGACACCGCATTGCCCGCATCCACATTGATGATGTTTCCGGTCGACTTCGCCGACATGTCGGAGGCAAGGAAGTAGATGGCTTCCGCGATATCCTCCGGGAACACCGAGCGCTTCAGCATGGAGCGTTCGCGGTAATGCGCTTCGAGGTCGTCCGTCGACATCTTGTAGGCGGCGGCGCGCTGTTCCTTCCACTCGCCGGTCCAGATCTTCGATCCGCGCAGCACGGCATCCGGATTGACGGTGTTGACGCGGATCTGGGCGCTTGCCCCTTCGAGCGCCAGGCAGCGGGCCAGATGAATTTCGGCGGCCTTCGCCGTGCAGTATGCGGATGCGCCGGGCGAGGCGGCAAGGCCGTTCTTGGAGGAGACGAACACGACATTGCCGCCGGCATTCTGGTAGCGGAACAGGCGGAAGGCCTCGCGCGAGACGAGGAAATAGCCGGTTGCCAGAATGGCGATGTTCTTGTCCCAGAGATCGAGCGTCGTCTCCTCGATCGGTGCGGAGGAGGCGAGACCGGCATTGGAGACCAGAATATCAAGCCCGCCGAATTCCACCACCGTATCGGCAAAGCCCCTGGCGACTTCGGCCTCGTCCGTGACGTTCAGGTGCACGCCGCGCACGATATCCTTGCTGAAGACGGAGGAGAGCTCGGCCTTGGCGGTTTCAAGCGCGGCGTCATCGATATCGGCCAGCACCACGCAGGCGCCTTCGCCCGCAAGCCGGAAGGCGGTGGCCTTGCCGATGCCGCCGGCGCCGCCGGTAACGAGCGCTATTCTACCGGCAAGCGGCTTCGGTTTCGGCATCCGCTGCAGCTTTGCCTCTTCCAGAAGCCAGTATTCGATATCAAAGGCCTCCTGTTCTGAAAGGCCCTGATAGGTCGAGACCGAGGATGCGCCGCGCATGACATTGATGGCGTTGACGTAGAACTCCGCCGAGATGCGGGCGGTCGCCTTGTCCTTGGCAAAGGAGATCATGCCGACGCCGGGCACCAGATAGATCACCGCGTTCGGGTCGCGCATGCCCGGCGAATTGTCGTGCTTGCAGCGCTCGTAATAGGCGGCGTAGTCCTCGCGGTAGGCGGCGATTGCGTCCGGCAGGCCGGCAACCGTCCCGTCGATATCCGGGTGTTCCGGGTCGAAATCGACGACCAGCGGGCGGATTTTCGTTCGGAGAAAATGGTCGGGGCAGGAGGTGCCGAGCGCGGCCAGTTCGTGAAGACGGTTGGAGGCGACGAATTCCAGCACAGCCGGTTGATCGTCGAAATGGCCGAGCTTGCCCTCGGTTTCGGAGATCATGCCGCGGATCTTCGGCATCAGCTTTTCGGCAATGGCGCGACGCTCTTCAGCGGCCAGCGTCTTCACCTTCGGGCCGCCGAAAACCGGGCCTTCGATCCTGGCGTCGAGCCAGGCCATGGCCTTGTTGATGATCTCCAGCGTGGTCTCGTAGCTTTCCTTGGCCGTATCGCCCCAGGTGAAAAGGCCATGGCTTTCCAGGATCACGCCGCGCGCATCCGGATTTTCCTCGCAATATTTCCCGAGCCAGAGGCCCAGTTCATAGCCGGGACGCTTCCACGGCAGCCAGCCGATCTCGCCGCCGAAAATCTCCTGCGTCAGCGCCTTGGAATCGGCGGAAGCCGCTATGGCGATGATCGCGTCGGGGTGCATGTGGTCGACGTGCTTTTTCGGCACATAGGCATGCAGCGGCGTGTCGATGGAAGCCGCGCGGGCGTTCAGGTTGAAGGTGCAGTGGGGGAGGTAGCCCACCATCTCGTCTTCATGCTCGATGCCGCGATAAAGGCCCTTCAGCGCGTTGAGCTTTTTCATGTAGAGCGTGGCAAAGCCGTCCATCCTGATGGTGCCGACATCGCCGCCGGAGCCCTTGACCCAAAGCACCTCGACCTGATCACCGGTGAGCGGATCCTTTTCCATCACCTTGGCGGAGGTGTTGCCGCCACCGTAATTGGTGATGCGCTTGTCGGAGCCCAGAAGATTGGAGCGATAGAGCAGAAGCTCGGATTCGCTCATCCCGGCAGCCTTGCCGTCATCCCACAGGTTCTCAAGCCGGGCGGCCCGGGTTTCATTCGCCATCGTTTCCTCCTTCGCGGCCTCTCGGCCTGGTTCTTCCCCGGCAAAATCCCTCCGAACGTTGGTCTTGTCAATCAGAAACGCTCAATTTCGATCAAAAATAACATTATCGCAATGCAGCATGACTATTTTTGATTGACACTGACGGAAAATCACTGAACTCTGTCAAAAAGGGAGGCCCCATGCACGAGAAAGAGCGTCATCGCATCATCCTGTCGGCGATACAGGAAAAGCCGGTTGTCACCGTGGCGGAGCTCGTCGATCTGACGGAAAGCTCCGAGGCGACGATCAGGCGCGATATCGCGGCTCTGCATGTGGCCAAGCGCCTGCGCCGGGTGCGCGGCGGGGCGGAGGCGCTCAGGCCGCCGCAATTCGTCGGCCTTGCCGGCCGGCCTTTCAGCGTCAACCAGACGATGAACGCGCGTCAGAAGCAGGCGATCGCCAAGGCGGCGGTCGCGCTGTGCGATGACGGCGATTCCGTCATCATCAACGGCGGCACAACCACGTTTCAGATGGTCCATCACCTCGCTAATCGCCGGCTGCAGGTCTTCACCAATTCCTTTCCGATCGCGGAGCATCTGCTGAAGCATTCGAAGAACACGGTGATGCTGTCGGGGGGCGTGATCTACCGCGAGCAGAACGTCATTCTGAGCCCCTTCGAAAACGACGTGACCCGCAATTTCTGGGCAAAGCGCATGTTCATGGGGGCGCAGGGGATCGGCCCGCTCGGGTTGATGGAGGCCGATCCGCTGCTGATCCAGGCGGAACAGAAGCTGATCGACCAGGCTGAGGAACTCGTGGTTCTGGTCGACTCGTCAAAATTCAAGCAGCGGTCGAGCCTGATCCTTTGCGGGCTGAAAAGAATCTCGACCGTGATTACCGATTCCGGGCTGCAGGCGTCCGACGCCCGCATGCTGGAGGAGGCCGGCGTTTCGGTGATCATCGCCGATGCGCAGGCAATGGAGGAAACCGGTTCGGGCTGAGCCTTGGAGGAGAAGAGCCAGCCTGCACCCTGTTCATCAACTGGAGGAGAAAGATGG
This window of the Martelella lutilitoris genome carries:
- a CDS encoding bifunctional rhamnulose-1-phosphate aldolase/short-chain dehydrogenase; translation: MANETRAARLENLWDDGKAAGMSESELLLYRSNLLGSDKRITNYGGGNTSAKVMEKDPLTGDQVEVLWVKGSGGDVGTIRMDGFATLYMKKLNALKGLYRGIEHEDEMVGYLPHCTFNLNARAASIDTPLHAYVPKKHVDHMHPDAIIAIAASADSKALTQEIFGGEIGWLPWKRPGYELGLWLGKYCEENPDARGVILESHGLFTWGDTAKESYETTLEIINKAMAWLDARIEGPVFGGPKVKTLAAEERRAIAEKLMPKIRGMISETEGKLGHFDDQPAVLEFVASNRLHELAALGTSCPDHFLRTKIRPLVVDFDPEHPDIDGTVAGLPDAIAAYREDYAAYYERCKHDNSPGMRDPNAVIYLVPGVGMISFAKDKATARISAEFYVNAINVMRGASSVSTYQGLSEQEAFDIEYWLLEEAKLQRMPKPKPLAGRIALVTGGAGGIGKATAFRLAGEGACVVLADIDDAALETAKAELSSVFSKDIVRGVHLNVTDEAEVARGFADTVVEFGGLDILVSNAGLASSAPIEETTLDLWDKNIAILATGYFLVSREAFRLFRYQNAGGNVVFVSSKNGLAASPGASAYCTAKAAEIHLARCLALEGASAQIRVNTVNPDAVLRGSKIWTGEWKEQRAAAYKMSTDDLEAHYRERSMLKRSVFPEDIAEAIYFLASDMSAKSTGNIINVDAGNAVSFPR
- the rhaI gene encoding L-rhamnose catabolism isomerase, which produces MEEMIDSGVLSAENDKRAKDLETDYNALGEKLARRGVSIDDVTAKVAAYGVAVPSWGVGTGGTRFARFPGAGEPRHIFDKLEDCAVIQQLTRATPTVSLHIPWDKVDDLSELRQRGEALGLGFDAMNSNTFQDQEGQEHSYKYGSLSHSDAATRQQAIDHNIECIEIGKALGSKALTVWIGDGSNFPGQSHFTRQFERYLEAMKSIYTALPDDWRIFSEHKIFEPAFYSTVVQDWGTNYLIAKELGPKAFCLVDLGHHAPNVNIEMIVARLIQFGKLGGFHFNDSKYGDDDLDTGSIDPFRLFLVFNELVDAEGAPGFNPAHMLDQSHNVTDPIESLMRSAIEVRRAYAQALLVDRAALAGFQNDNDPMMASETLKDAFRTDVGPILAMARKRAGGAVDPIAAYRASGYRRKVAGERPAVTGAGGGIV
- the rhaM gene encoding L-rhamnose mutarotase; its protein translation is METIAFRMNLNAGQAAEYKRRHDAIWPELATVLREAGVSDYSIWLDEETHHLFAVLKRTDDHTMDNIPKTEVVRRWWDFMADIMATRPDNAPVEVPLRKMFHLP
- a CDS encoding DeoR/GlpR family DNA-binding transcription regulator, encoding MHEKERHRIILSAIQEKPVVTVAELVDLTESSEATIRRDIAALHVAKRLRRVRGGAEALRPPQFVGLAGRPFSVNQTMNARQKQAIAKAAVALCDDGDSVIINGGTTTFQMVHHLANRRLQVFTNSFPIAEHLLKHSKNTVMLSGGVIYREQNVILSPFENDVTRNFWAKRMFMGAQGIGPLGLMEADPLLIQAEQKLIDQAEELVVLVDSSKFKQRSSLILCGLKRISTVITDSGLQASDARMLEEAGVSVIIADAQAMEETGSG